Proteins from a single region of Runella sp. SP2:
- a CDS encoding class I SAM-dependent methyltransferase, translating into MVLLDEQRQFIREHLSASVATLLLKYGKNREFEIRQIEARQKAKQKLPSWYAEERLIFPPAVSVEQSSSETTGRYKAALVSGTLMDATGGMGIDVSFFAKNCTSVLYVEQKPELVERARYNLDVLGLQNVQYLQGNSLEVLPTLDTVFDWIYLDPARRSADNRRVVGLRDCEPDVVTYLPLLLQKAKRLLIKASPLLDLKQTLLDLPQLSVIHVVSVENECKELLFELASDAQPTASPIVRTINFKSDDIVQTFDFEWNSEQSLAVTLSDPQTYLYEPNASILKAGAFKSVAKAYGVEKIAPHSHLYTSATLVEHFPGRIFRVEAVVKVDSKALAPYLTDGKANLTVRNFPLSTDELRKKLKLKEGGHTYIFATTLANGDKRLLVCKKPI; encoded by the coding sequence ATGGTTTTGCTAGACGAACAACGCCAATTTATTCGGGAACACCTGTCTGCGTCGGTGGCGACACTGTTGCTCAAATACGGTAAAAATCGAGAATTTGAAATCCGCCAAATTGAAGCCCGCCAAAAAGCCAAACAAAAACTGCCCTCGTGGTATGCCGAAGAACGACTCATTTTTCCGCCTGCGGTTTCGGTAGAACAAAGCTCTTCGGAAACAACGGGTCGTTACAAAGCGGCGTTGGTGTCGGGTACGCTGATGGACGCAACGGGCGGCATGGGGATTGATGTTTCTTTTTTTGCTAAAAACTGTACGTCAGTGCTTTATGTAGAACAAAAGCCCGAATTGGTGGAACGGGCAAGGTATAATTTAGACGTACTAGGACTTCAAAACGTGCAGTACTTGCAAGGAAATTCGCTGGAAGTTTTGCCAACCCTCGATACCGTTTTTGATTGGATTTATCTCGACCCTGCGCGTCGTTCGGCCGATAACCGCCGCGTGGTGGGGCTGCGCGATTGCGAACCCGACGTGGTGACGTACCTGCCGCTTCTTTTGCAAAAAGCCAAGCGATTGCTCATCAAAGCTTCGCCGCTGCTCGATCTCAAACAAACTTTATTGGACTTGCCCCAACTGTCGGTCATTCACGTCGTTTCGGTAGAAAATGAGTGCAAAGAACTGCTTTTTGAACTAGCGTCGGACGCCCAACCCACAGCCAGCCCGATCGTACGGACGATTAATTTTAAGTCGGACGACATAGTGCAAACGTTTGATTTTGAGTGGAATAGTGAGCAGAGTTTAGCCGTAACGCTGAGCGACCCGCAGACCTACCTTTACGAGCCCAATGCCTCGATACTGAAAGCAGGAGCGTTTAAGTCGGTGGCCAAGGCGTATGGCGTGGAAAAAATAGCGCCTCACAGCCATCTTTATACGTCAGCGACATTGGTTGAGCATTTTCCTGGGCGAATTTTTCGGGTGGAGGCCGTTGTAAAAGTGGATTCTAAGGCGTTGGCACCGTACCTTACCGATGGAAAAGCCAACCTGACGGTGCGTAATTTTCCGCTTTCCACCGACGAATTACGTAAAAAGCTTAAACTCAAAGAAGGCGGCCATACGTACATTTTTGCCACGACCCTGGCCAATGGAGATAAACGACTTTTGGTGTGTAAAAAGCCAATTTAA
- a CDS encoding M23 family metallopeptidase, with protein MKLSTSILGFAALFSPFFTLAQSSVEVTYAANDKREYTFQAKNTNVCDYTVKVEFTDLQGGSCGCSLPFIETISPGPSTLFTLKPNQNNQGISFRFGYSYLKGRVLNKAPKPFLYLLPFSSAGPHKAFLSKNIMEMIANKKVSNFYGIAFQMQKGDTVFAARRGVVSQVKDAFDTHSDGIWFSSQTNSVEVFHGDGSFASYNRLKKGKMLVKEGQEVEAGEPLGIVTDDTFEGSVVVQFSVYYLSRTRAFNPTEYPYDFVVPSFYSPTNASGLVMQSGGTYTSEWPEAIVTQEMSKKELKRWKSKQK; from the coding sequence ATGAAACTATCCACTTCGATTCTCGGTTTTGCCGCCCTTTTTTCGCCCTTTTTCACACTTGCACAAAGCTCCGTTGAAGTTACGTACGCCGCCAACGACAAACGCGAATACACTTTTCAAGCCAAAAACACCAACGTTTGCGACTATACAGTCAAAGTCGAATTTACTGATTTACAGGGTGGAAGCTGTGGCTGTTCGTTGCCCTTTATTGAAACTATTTCACCTGGCCCCAGCACCTTATTCACCCTCAAGCCAAACCAAAACAACCAAGGGATTTCGTTCCGCTTCGGTTATTCTTACCTAAAAGGACGAGTGCTGAACAAAGCCCCTAAGCCGTTTTTATACCTTTTGCCTTTTTCTTCGGCGGGGCCGCACAAGGCTTTTTTGTCGAAAAATATTATGGAAATGATTGCCAATAAAAAAGTGTCTAATTTCTACGGCATTGCTTTTCAAATGCAAAAAGGAGACACCGTTTTTGCCGCCCGTCGCGGAGTGGTGAGCCAAGTAAAAGATGCTTTTGATACCCATTCCGACGGAATTTGGTTCTCCAGCCAAACCAATTCGGTAGAGGTCTTTCACGGCGACGGCAGTTTTGCCAGCTACAATCGACTCAAAAAAGGTAAAATGTTGGTCAAAGAAGGCCAAGAGGTAGAAGCGGGCGAGCCACTGGGCATTGTCACTGACGATACTTTCGAGGGAAGTGTCGTAGTTCAGTTTTCGGTGTACTACCTTAGCCGTACGAGGGCATTCAACCCAACTGAATATCCTTACGACTTCGTCGTTCCGTCGTTTTATTCGCCCACCAACGCTTCGGGGTTAGTAATGCAGAGCGGCGGCACTTATACTTCCGAATGGCCCGAAGCAATTGTAACGCAGGAAATGTCAAAGAAGGAACTCAAGCGCTGGAAGAGCAAACAAAAATAG
- a CDS encoding thioesterase family protein yields MFFERLPNKDYPKEPESRMVIRFQDCDPLQHLNNAKYFDYYFNAREDQVAKLYEFNFGRLFRELGQSWVVYQHQIAYVRPALVSEWVRITSRLIYFSEDTIVTEYYMTDDSRTQLKNVLWVTSKYIDVRSGKRTVHPPSIMDYLEATCLPNVDYHNWNFNERIREIKQSLSAASTKV; encoded by the coding sequence ATGTTTTTTGAGCGCCTACCCAATAAAGATTATCCAAAAGAGCCCGAATCGCGGATGGTCATTCGTTTTCAGGACTGTGACCCGCTCCAGCACCTCAACAACGCGAAGTACTTTGATTATTATTTTAACGCCCGTGAAGACCAAGTAGCTAAGCTCTACGAGTTTAATTTTGGACGATTATTTCGTGAGTTAGGCCAAAGCTGGGTGGTGTATCAGCACCAAATTGCCTACGTGCGGCCTGCCCTAGTGAGTGAATGGGTGCGTATTACGTCGCGCTTAATTTATTTTAGTGAAGACACCATTGTGACCGAATATTACATGACGGACGACTCGCGGACGCAACTCAAAAATGTACTTTGGGTAACCTCTAAGTACATCGATGTACGTTCGGGAAAACGCACGGTGCATCCACCTTCGATTATGGATTATTTGGAAGCGACCTGTTTACCAAACGTCGATTATCACAACTGGAACTTTAACGAACGGATTCGAGAAATTAAACAAAGTCTGAGCGCTGCTTCGACGAAAGTGTAA
- a CDS encoding DUF4932 domain-containing protein: MKHTLTAFFILSFGAFLFTSCGNPIAPKARFSTAYQTENRQKVTIEMPETYELSCIIMALTGYRNVLEGKDPYIQDVKKHFSPYKDHPMVRHAAKKFRKLGLFHHTQLRKSALTLEFNDNNRLVKSKVYSLKRPLSMILLDLQDRPALLRDFIEKTNYRAFYAQHKSYYQDQLAKAEKYMPVRKMWAWAESQFPSRYDNYKIYISPLDGGHHFTFHLKENGFRQTLMFISPGIEFSGNRSEIEKEGSWSRIVFTEIDHNYVNPVTDKYIKEIEAAMPDWKKWNKTKDGNKGYYESTYLTFNEYMTWAAFTLYAYDSYPAADFEKINQRVEDFMINGRGFHRFKEFNRFLLETYKKRTANQTVADLYPAVIAWLKEQP, translated from the coding sequence ATGAAACATACGCTAACAGCCTTTTTTATACTCTCATTCGGTGCTTTCCTCTTTACTTCTTGTGGCAACCCCATTGCGCCCAAAGCCCGATTCTCCACCGCTTATCAGACTGAAAACCGACAAAAAGTAACCATTGAAATGCCCGAGACGTACGAGCTTAGTTGCATTATCATGGCTCTTACGGGTTATCGAAATGTGTTGGAAGGAAAAGACCCTTACATTCAAGACGTTAAAAAACATTTTAGCCCTTACAAAGACCACCCGATGGTGCGGCACGCGGCGAAAAAATTCCGCAAATTAGGTTTGTTTCACCATACCCAATTGCGCAAAAGTGCCCTCACCCTTGAGTTTAATGACAACAATCGCCTCGTCAAAAGTAAGGTTTATTCGCTGAAACGTCCGCTTTCGATGATTTTGTTGGACTTGCAAGACCGTCCAGCACTTCTTCGGGATTTTATTGAAAAAACAAATTACCGAGCGTTTTACGCCCAGCATAAAAGTTACTACCAAGACCAGTTGGCGAAGGCCGAAAAATACATGCCTGTTCGTAAAATGTGGGCATGGGCCGAGAGCCAGTTCCCTTCTCGCTACGATAATTACAAAATCTATATTTCTCCGCTCGACGGCGGCCATCATTTTACCTTTCACTTAAAAGAAAACGGCTTTCGTCAAACGCTCATGTTTATAAGTCCAGGGATTGAGTTTTCTGGCAATCGTTCGGAAATTGAAAAAGAAGGTTCTTGGTCTCGCATTGTTTTTACTGAAATTGACCACAACTACGTCAACCCCGTCACTGACAAATACATAAAAGAAATTGAGGCGGCCATGCCCGATTGGAAAAAATGGAACAAAACCAAAGATGGCAACAAAGGCTATTATGAATCCACGTACTTGACTTTCAACGAATACATGACATGGGCGGCTTTTACGCTGTACGCCTATGACTCCTACCCAGCGGCCGATTTTGAAAAAATCAATCAGCGCGTCGAGGATTTTATGATTAATGGCCGTGGGTTTCATCGCTTCAAGGAATTCAATCGTTTTTTGTTGGAAACCTACAAAAAACGCACCGCCAACCAGACCGTTGCCGACCTTTATCCTGCGGTTATTGCTTGGCTCAAAGAACAACCCTAA
- the recA gene encoding recombinase RecA: MADNKEQKFKALQTTLEKLDKAYGKGTVMRLSDKKVMDVEVISTGSVGLDLALGIGGLPRGRVVEIYGPESSGKTTLAMQTIAEAQKLGGLAAFIDAEHAFDRVYAQKLGIDTQNLLISQPDNGEQALEIAEHLISSGAIDIIVIDSVAALVPKAEIEGEMGDSKMGLQARLMSQALRKLTGVINRTNCCCIFINQLRDKIGVMFGSPETTTGGNALKYYSSIRLDIRRIGQIKESADNITGNRTKVKVVKNKLAPPFKVVEFDIMYGEGVSKVGEIIDLAVELEIVKKSGSWFSYDGNRLSQGRDAVKQLLKDNPELADELEAKIRAKVNEEDDALLDKLEPNIADDGTPD; this comes from the coding sequence ATGGCAGACAACAAAGAACAGAAATTTAAAGCCCTGCAAACAACACTGGAGAAGCTTGACAAAGCCTACGGAAAAGGCACTGTGATGCGTCTCAGTGACAAAAAAGTGATGGATGTCGAGGTAATTTCAACGGGTTCCGTTGGACTTGACCTTGCCCTAGGAATTGGTGGTTTGCCACGCGGACGGGTCGTAGAAATTTACGGGCCAGAATCGTCAGGTAAAACTACACTTGCCATGCAGACCATTGCCGAAGCTCAAAAATTGGGCGGTTTGGCGGCTTTTATTGATGCAGAACACGCTTTTGACCGCGTGTATGCGCAAAAATTGGGAATCGACACCCAAAACTTACTTATTTCACAGCCCGACAATGGTGAACAAGCGCTTGAAATCGCCGAACATTTGATTTCGTCAGGAGCGATTGACATCATCGTGATTGACTCTGTTGCGGCGCTTGTTCCTAAAGCCGAAATTGAAGGTGAGATGGGCGATAGCAAAATGGGCCTCCAGGCGCGTTTGATGTCGCAAGCCTTGCGTAAACTAACGGGGGTTATTAACCGTACCAACTGCTGCTGTATTTTTATCAACCAGTTGCGCGATAAAATCGGCGTAATGTTTGGTAGCCCAGAAACAACCACGGGTGGTAACGCCCTCAAGTACTATTCGTCGATTCGTTTGGATATTCGTCGGATTGGTCAAATCAAAGAAAGTGCCGATAATATCACAGGAAACCGTACCAAAGTGAAGGTGGTGAAAAACAAATTGGCACCTCCATTCAAAGTGGTTGAATTTGACATTATGTACGGCGAAGGGGTTTCTAAAGTTGGAGAAATCATCGACTTAGCCGTCGAACTAGAAATCGTGAAAAAATCAGGTTCTTGGTTTAGCTACGATGGCAACCGCCTATCACAAGGCCGCGACGCAGTGAAGCAATTATTGAAAGATAATCCTGAATTGGCCGATGAACTCGAAGCTAAAATCCGTGCAAAAGTCAACGAAGAAGACGATGCACTTTTGGATAAGCTCGAACCTAACATCGCTGACGACGGAACGCCTGATTAA